From the Cryptococcus depauperatus CBS 7841 chromosome 7, complete sequence genome, the window ATGGGCATTCCGCAGCATCTTGTCATCCTCGTCGGCTTCTTTCGAATCTATACTCTCACTGCTTTCATCATACTTTGTAGCTCAGGACGAAGACGCTTTGATGCGATGGGTACGGAAGGTATTGAGCATCAGGGGAATCAGGACAAAGATGGATAGCTGGAGAGCcgaatggaaagaaatgGTCAAAGAAGGTACAAGCGACGGGGTTCTGCTGTAAATGTCAACGGTATATTACCATATCCCATATCATTATCGCATATCACTATTGCTTTATAGTTACAGTTACTTGCGTAAAAAGACAATATCCAGATGATATCAAGATTTGTTACGTAACTTTACTATATTCCTTGCTTTGGTATTTCCTATTACTTAATAAAATGGCTTGGTGAattacttttttcttgatttttaTTAATTTATTTGTTTTCTGATATTACAGTCCTAATCAAGGCTGTAtaaagcaaaagaggagTTAGAGAAGACAAGCAATATGATTAACTATGTCATGCTCGTCTCTCGTCAAGGTCCGTTCTTCGATCCTCCCATGTCTTGATGTGACGGAAAGAGCTTTTGCTCACTTGTTGCCTATGTAGGCAAAGTCAGATTAGCAAAATGGTTCCAGACACTGCCTCCTAAAACCAAGAACAAGATTGTCAAGGATGTAACACAATTGGTATTGGCTCGTCGGACGAGAATGTGTAACTTTCTAGAATATAAGGGTAAGCTGGACCTTGTTGGGCATGTAACTTTGACAAGTAAAAGAGTTGTGGCTTATAAGCGATATAGATACAAAGGTCATCTACAGACGTTACGCATCCTTGTTCTTCATTACAAGCATCTCCCCCAGTGATAACGAGTTAATCACATTAGAGATTATACATCGTTATGTCGAAGTATTGGATCGTTATTTCGGAAATGTATGTGGCCGCAACATAGTGTCCACCATTGTTCTGAGAAGTCGTTTTTGACAATATTAGGTTTGCGAGCTGGACTTGattttcaactttcaaAAGGCTTATGCCGTTCTTGACGAATTGATCATTTCTGGGGAAATACAAGAATCATCAAAGAAAACAGTTCTCAAGATTGTAGGTGACATTGACTGCTTACAATCATGACCTTGGTCAATGTGTATTGATTGCGAAAATAGGTTGCCCAATCAGACGCtattgaagaaggtgagTGTTTGGAAGAATCAAATAATGGGCAAGATTTGTTCTTTAAGATATCGTGATTCATAAACGAGCGGGGTGGCATTTGCTTCCAGAGCCCGTTTGTTATGGATACAAAGCTGCCAATAATGGATTCTAATATTGAAAGGAAGAATGAAAGCTAAATCTCAAAACAGCTGAGGTTGCGGAAGACTCTCTTGCAAGACTGGGAAGCATGGCTAGACAACAGCTTGGATGATCGACGCGAAAGACGCTTTAAGCAAAGCTGAGATATCAAGTTTGGAGATTATTTGTATGTGAAAATGTTACAATCTTTTCGCCTCAGGCGACTTCTCCCAGTCATACCCATAGGCCACTCTTAGAGCCGGATTTGGTATTTGTTGTGTAATTTTATGAAAGTTATGAAGATATCAATAGAATACTCGTTTACAAGCCAACAGGATTCAACAAGTTCAAACATAAGGCTGTTGTTGGTCGTTATAATGTGTCAGGGATTTGTTACAGCTTGGACAATTTGTTCCAGGCTTCGTCAGACAAATGATGTGTAGCTGCTGATAAGAAACTTACATCATCCTTGTAGTGCCACAAAGTCTACTTAGGATTCTTGGGAGCGGTTCGTACGTATCGATCGTGACTGTCCGACCTGGATATAGTCCATGTCATCATCACTTCTGCCTCATTGTAATGGTACATACTTTGATTTGATCTTGCTGGAAGCAAGCATTCACTGCATTGTGATACAAACCGAAATCGCGGTGAGAACTGTATCTAGTCAGGTTATAACCTATCAACTACACACACAGTTACGTACAAGGCGTCGGATTGTTATCTACAAATCAGGTTCAACTCATACATAGATACGCTCAGCGGGACTATACTGGCCTAGTATCGAAGCGCAGGGACGGTCATTAGAATAGATATGAGGGTGGATATGGGCTTGCCAGTCCTTATCCACCCCAAAAGTCACTTGCAGCCTGTCAACAAACTCAAGAAGATATACCATCCAACGATCATTATGGCACTCAGTTGAGGAGTATCAATGGGATAcctttcttcaaacttgaGCTTTAACAGAAAAGTTTTACTCTGCTTTTCCTAATCAACTATACTCCTACATCTACCTCTCATGGTATTTTGATGTTTATCCCACCTTGTAGGTAATTTTATTACCTAGCACTCTGATTGTGAACAGCCATTCTTGCATGCTTTCTGTCTTGAATATTGCTGTGGCGTTCCAGTGTTCTCAATTTCTCGTGACTCTTTTGCTACAGTATGAACCTCGGCGGTATGACTTGTCAGAGCTTTAGCTATGAATTCACTGAGATGTTTTCTGGACATAGTGGCAGATATATATTTAATGTCTCTCCAGTCATATGGATTATTGATCCTGGGTCTTTCCCAGTTTTGATCCTTGAGTATAAAGTAGAAATGAACAATAAAGATAATGGCAAGTCATAAGGTGaggcggacatcgccgaCAGCCTGTCAGAAAtagataggcttgcggagtaattggcacgcctaactaggTGTCACGTAGCATAGTTCCATtaacattcatgtttatactttacctttATCCTATGcaatatctataaacggagtcaaatccttgacacaACCAtaaagtcacgtgaccaTATGACAattgatcttgattttATTGCAAGTAACAAAGTTGAAGTACATTtacaagaagaagagaagagatttaTAAACACAGCAAGATGATAGAACAGGGAGCTCAGCTTACGAATCTCGACATGGAAGCTGGCTCAGAATGGAGGTTTGAATTagaggatggagaaaaCATTGCAGTCAGGGTGAGTTATGATCAAAGAATATGGGAGTCACGATATTGGCGAAGCAATGATTTAGTGCATGTTTATCACAGAAACAAGACTTGTGGCCTCTAAGCGGTCCCTTGTCATGTCATTCTGTGATGCTTATTCAGTGTAAATACGTCATGTCACTTGAGCTGCCTTGTTCATTTCTGGACAGTTGGGTGTTCATCGTCCTACTCTTGGTGTACGATAATGTTCTCAATGACACAAATGGCATGAGATAGCTCCATAGAGACTCAAGAGGGACTGGAATATAACGCTATTTAAAAATGACTGACTTTCACAACCAGTCGCTAACATCAGATCCATTGTTTATCAACTCCCAAGAAATCCCCCCATCATCTTGGTACCCTATCCATCGCCTCACAAAATCTTCCATCTATGCTCCTTCTCCCAGCCGTATCCAACTCACATCTATCCCTTCTTCTCAGTATACATCAACTTCTACAACGCAACCTCAATTGATCAATATCCACCTTGCCCTCGAGCGCTTAAGAATACTGGCTAAACGAGGGCATGAAGGCATTGTGGGTCCGAGGATGATGGTTATGGGTCCCCTAAGCTCGGGAAAGTCTACAGTAGTGAAAAATTTGGTTAATATGGCACTTGGGACGGGTTTAGGATGGACACCTGGCGTCGTTGGTCTCGATCCCTCAAGCGTGAGTAATCGCTTCCTCTTACGCACATCTGACGCATGAGCTTCAATGTAGCCGCCCAACCTTATTCCTGGGACTCTATCGCTCTCTTCACCCTCTCACCCACTTCCAACTCACCATCTCGCCCACCCTCTTGGTTCCCCACCGACGTCTCAACCGGCCAATACCCTTTCTGCGGATGTAGAGACTGTCGGTTGGTGGCTTGGTGCATTGGAGCCTACTACGAAAAACTCTGACGTTTGGAAGGTGCTCGTTGACAATATTGCTGAAGGATGGCGGAAACGGTGtgaacaagacaagaaagGTAAGCATTACCTAGATctccaaaatcaaaatgcTTACAAAATCGCAGCGAATGCTTCAGGTTTATTTGTGGATACCCCTGCAGCTTTCTGCGTACCAACCCTTGGTACAAAGAAAGACGATCCCAAAGCTCGTTACGTTCTTGTTAATCACGCCATACAAGCTTTGAATATAGACACCATCCTCGTTATCGGACATGAAAAACTTCATATTGACATTATTCGCTTGCCTCTAATACAATCTCGCGGAATACAAGTTATTCGTATCCCCAAGAGCGGCGGTGCCGTAGATTTAGATGAACATTATCGTGAAGCCGCGCATAGATTTCAGATTAGAGCGTATTTTTATGGTGAACCGACTCTTCCTCCTGAAATCTCTAGTTTGGTTGGCAAGATGGTAGGTCTCGACCCTGCCTTGACTCCATATTCGTCTCAGATTagttggaagaagcttATTATTCTTCGTGTTGGTGAGGAAAATGCCGCACCTTCCACGGCTCTACCCCTAGGCTCCGCAAAAGTCCTCTCACCTACGAGGCTAACCAGAGTGGATCCTAGCGGAGAAGGACATGTTGTCAGGCTGTTAAACAAAGTTTTAGCTCTGgtcaagattgagaatgaggaTCGTATTGTGCCTACTgtgaaagaggaaaagcaGGAAGGACAACaaagcgaagaagaagcgaCGAgtaaagatggagaagagggaAATGGAGGAGAACgaacagaggaagaaggggaGGGAGAGGTTACAAGAACTGAGGAGCAGAAGGAAGAATCATTggatgaggaggatgaagtgCCGTTCAAAGAGGAGATTGGGACAAGAGAAGTGATGGGATATATTGTTATGTATGCCTCCCCCTGACCTATGGAGTTCAACGACGATATGCTGACTGATGGCCTTTCCACAAAGTACCGCGATAGATACTTTTCAACAGAAATATACAGTTCTGTCGCCCAATCCTGGCAAGCTACCTTCAACTATTGCCATTGCCGGATCTATCGAATGGGTTGACTCGACATAAGTTGGACGGAGATGATTTGCGAACGGTTTAAGCAATGACCGAGGACAGTACTGATATACTCGGTGGAACGTAAAACTCGCTCAAATGTACACTGTCGTCCGATTTTGCATCTAAtatgttttgttttattCCTTCATAACTCGCTATCCACGAAATGTCATGTTGCCCAATTATGCATGCTGTCCTCGACCAACCTGCCTAAATAGGGTATTCCTGAACATAAGCGTAGCAGGTGTGCATCTGATATAGTATTACGACGTATAGTGAGCTACGTGACTGGAATGAATACTTAATATTTGCAAGGGATTGCAACATgcgagagaaagagaaagagtgtGTAGATTTTCCTCATCTATAGAGAAATTGACTGGCATCAGTGTAACTTTGATTAAATAGCAACTTTAAAAACCTACCAAGTATCCCTAACGACTTTTGTGCTACTCTTTCCAATGATTTGAAGTGGACAAGTGTATAGTCAATAAAAGATACATAATCAAATCCATTAGAATAGCCTACCAATCATACAGTACAGAGAGCTAATTCCACGTTCTCTCGACAAATCGGTTGTTCACCTAGTCTATTATTATCGCTATCCATTCTTATGatttcaactttcttttatcGATATCtactcttctctcttcgcTGGGGCGGAGTCTGATAATCCCCTGCCGTATAACTAGGCGGTCTGTTATCTCTTGAGTTTTCCTCATTTTCGTCTTCGTATTCATACGCTCCCGGAATTGTCCTCAATTGAGGGGTACCCACAACATCGTCTTTCTGTGTTCTCATTCCCGAGGTTGGAGTTGGAGACGATCGCAAGAGGGGAGACGTGGTAGTGTTTATTAAATGTTGAGGCTTTGGTTCTTGTAGCTGCGTCATTCCCCGCAAACCAGTCCCTGCATTCTGTGGAAGGGTGGCTCCAGATGAGTCTTCGTATCCACTATAGGGATCTGTATGTCTAGCTAGTGATCCAGGATCGTATGAGTCTGAAGAGTTTGTAGTGGAATAAAAGGTAGTATGGGCCGAGGGTTGGGAAGAAGTTTGAGGAACGGGCATTAAAGTCGTGGTAGGCTGAGGCATAGTCAAAGCTGGAGCGGGAACGGCGTTAGATGAAGGGTTGTAGGGATCATAGTAATTTGTTTGCGTATACGGGTCGTAAGGTTGTTGTGTTGCCTGGGACGCATAAGAACTGTTATAATCTGATTCTAGCAAGCATGTCAGCTGGCAAAACTCTTGTTATCTAATGTAGTACCCTTCATGGTACTGATGAGGATAACATGACGTACTTGGAGCATACTGAGCTGTGTTGTGATTGTATTGATCACCATACAAGCCATATGACTGTTCTTGATAGTTGTGGTCTGCATAATTTCCTCCATATTGCTGAGCAGGTACAGGGGGTGGCTGTTGCACACCTGCACTGCCAGCACCAACTCCAACAAAATCACCAGCGCTTGTCGCACCTGATAACCTCCTCATCGCAGGTGCCGGCGGTTGGATGTTTTGATATCCAGATTGACCCCAAACATAAGggttttgactttggacAGTATAATCACTTGCAGGCGTATGTGTCCTTGGTGTTCGCCTTCCGTACCCAACACCCACACCTTGAAGAACGCTCCCATTTCTAGCAAGATTCTGGTCATGGTTCTGAGCAGGGACGACACTGTGTTCAATGAGGTACTGCTCCTCGCCATCATCCTTCAACGGCGTCAATTCTTGGAACGAAGGTAAATCTTGTTCTTGTTTGGCTTTTCTCTGTCGCTCATTGTCAATAGCCATCATTCGCATTTTATAgtcttcctcgtcatcGCGGTCAAAGTTGTTGCCGTATTTGCGTTTGGGATCGCCTGATTCTTGATTGCTGCGACAAGAACCACAACAATTGCCTATACCAAAGAAGCAGCCAGAGAGAGCAAGGATAATCCAAGAAGCTAACGTCAACCAAACACAGATACCAATCTCCGCGCTTGCGCCAGCAACCTTGTTGATCCTTGCTTTGGCGATATAGAACATGGCGAGATCGAAGATGACtgcaagaaatgaaaaggttgaagcAATACCTGCCATCCAGATCGCAAGACACAGCAGAGGGAATGTGGGTGAGTGAGCAAACAAGGCGATGATAGTAGCAATCACTGCAAATGCCAATGCCACAACATGAAGGATGAGTATATATGTGAGATACTTGGTAATGGTTTTCGGAATGTCAAAGAGAGAGACGCCAAAAACAACATTGGGGTCTATCCGTTGTCAATTCTCTCTATCATCACATATTGCCAACACACGCACCAAATTCATATCCCACCTGTGGTCCTGTACAAGTCATTCTCTGTCCAGTATCATGACAAAAGCCCAATGTTCCCAAAGTGAGTTCGCCTTGGAGAGAACCATTGGAATAGGACGCCttcaaaaagttgaggCTTTTCAGTAATGGAGTATTGAACGATACAATTGCGAGCAAGACTGAGGCCACAAGGCAAGCGATGAGGCCAGGCGTCGCATTGCGGAATCGTAGACCCATGTTATGAGTATGGCCGAGTAGAGATGTAGCAGTAGAGAAGTGCGATGGACGTTGTCAAGCGTTGTAAAGCCTGGGAGCGTGTCTGAGTAGTCCTTTGTGTTTCCCCCTGGGACCGGTCAGGCAgaggatggatggatgtGTTataaaaataataatagaaagatgaatgaaaatataaaaatgaaagagtaaaagtaaaaagtaaaaagatgaaaatgtaGAAACAAATACTATTGTCGCCGAAAACACAGCCACTGGGGTATTTAATCATTTATTGCTTTACATGTATTGCACgagagcaaaagatgttACGACATACATCGTAGCTATACATTGATAACCATCGTTAGGATTAGACCGGCACAAGAGACTATCAAGTTTGGCTGCTTAAATTCAAAAGTATCTTTGGAAAACTTATTAGactctctcttccttgttcttcttcttctgtatCAGTTGATTAGCTAGATCCGCGCTGACAGAGATGGAcaaacctttttctctttagACTCGCCATGAATAGCGCCAACTATaccctcttcatccttgttctttctcttcttttccttcttctcattctttcctttctcaGACACAGCCGCTAGGGTAGGCGCAATAGTCGGAACAGCCGGCTTTGGGTGCGTGAGTATGCGTACGTCAATGTGAATAAAAAAAGCTGCGTACTGATTCCTCCCCGGAAGACGACGattcctcctcttcatcttcctcttcttcgtcaatTGCTTCAGCATGGTGAGGAACATGATCGGCAGCATCCTTTTTAGAATAAgcctcctcttcaatacgGAAGGTATTGTGAGCTTCAGCATAGGCTTCTTCATAAATCtgtccatcttttgtcagCAATATCCCGCTTGATATCCCAGAAAGCACACCTTCTTTTGAGGATCAGGTAAGTCCTTCCATTTCTGCGAGATGATGCCCAAAATATCCTTGTATACCATACCAGGATTAGACCTTCTAATTTCCTCTCTCACTTCATTTTGAAATAAGATGTAAGCACTGGGAGGCCTCTTTGGCGCGTTAGGGTCTTtcgccttcttttccttctttttgcgTTCCTTCTTCACTGCTGCAAGGGTCGAAGCCATAGCTTCAGGCAGACTGGCCATGAAACTAGGTAGAGGGGTCTCAGAGGTGAGAGGACCGGGAAGAAGATCAGGTTTGGCCAGTTGGACAGGAGAAAGAGCAGTGTATTCGTTGATGACCTTGACGCAATGGGCCATGGCTTGGGCAATAGCACCGAGAGACGCAATCATCTGATAGTGTAAGAGCGGATGAAACGATTATCCAAAGACGATGCCTACctcttgtctctttgcttccatctcttcccaGCTTGGAGCAGACATGGCGATGTGTTGTCTACATAGAAAATTAACAAGGTTATATACAGACTTGAAGAGAGACAAACCTTGCAAATATATATGGGAAGAGGCGGactgcctccactttgATGTTTGTATTAGAAAGAGATAAGAAAAttaagaaaaaaacaaataaGAAATGGATTCAAGTTGACGAGATGTATTTGGGATTAGCACAACATTAATCGATTACAAATTTCTGTTATTCCCTAGATTTTATTTCAAATTCATGTAGGATCATTAGAATTTAAATGTGATGTCATCAGATTTCTTGGGGAATCTTTGTAATGAATTGTTAATAAACACTAATTATCACAGTTTTAATTAGAAAGGTCAATTGACGCGACGTGGACAGCTTTCTCTAAAACTAATTCACCATACaactttttatcttttctttacgACTTTatataaaagagaatgaacaaCTACCGCAACTCTCAGTCCTACAGCCACCCATACAGCTCTAACGAAGAACGCGATGAGCCATTTGACGTTCGCGCTGATTTTGATGTCAAAGGTCCAAGATGGAGTGAAATGAATGGGCTGGGTTCACTTGACAGTCCTGCCATTCAAGGCAACGATAGGACAAGAGGGAGCGTTGTAGGCATGGCGGAGAGAGCGTGAGTAGAGTTGAGTGTTTGATAACAGCTGGGCTAACTGTATGGCAGCAGTTACAGGCCAGTTGAACAACATGTTCCGCCACTAAACCATACATATTCCCAAGACAAAGCTTCGGCGTCTAGAGAGGAACTTGTCTCAGTGCCAGTGCTGGGTCCAGAGTAAGCTGACCGTGTTTGTATTGAAGATCTCTGACAGGTCAACAAGGTGGCGTAAAGTTGAACTACACGACCTTTCTCGGCGAGGACAGTCTGAGATCAAGGACCATAAACGTAAAAGAGCTTGGAGAGCTTGGACAAGAGATCAGAGGGGTCTCTTTGGCACCAAGTGGTTGACCAGGAGGgtatttatcttttttgtctttttctttttggcgGCGTAAGTCTGTTTTTGAGATGTTGATCAAGCTACAAGGCTGACTTGGATGATGGTAGATTGGGTGTGACCTTGTATTTCGTCATCCCTCGAGTACCATCTTTCACATTTTATAAAGATCAGCCATGGACTGTCAACAACGATACCATTGCTTTTAGCCGTACACCAAcaaacttttcttttgctggcAACCTCAATATTTATGGTACGCTTGAACCTCTCGGGATTGCAATGTCCATTTTGACCATACTCCAGGTGACGCATCGTCCTCATATCTACCCGTTCATTTCAAACATCTTGAAGCAACCCTTTACGACGAGACTACCAACAAGAAGATTGCCACAGGAGATTGGGGTAATCATATGATGGCACACAAAGCTCAACAGCCCGTTATCTTGCCTGTCAATTTTGTATACAGTACCGTCAATGCTTCTGATCCCACCTGTGCGTCCGCTTATTCCTTTTTGGAAACTTATTTAACCATCAATTGTTTGTGTAGGGAGCAACATGTACAAAGCTTGCGGTCATATATGGACAGGCACGGTGCGACCCAGTCTCAAATTTCGTTTGGTACTCAAAATGTCCATTGTGGGACTGACCAACAAACCAGCCATCTCGACGCAAATTGGGGATGTTGCCTGTCCATTTGAGTTGTCCGCCAACAATGTATAACACAACTTCATGAGGCTCAAGACAGTGGGAGAGAACTTCCGTGGCAATAGAAGCAGAAAGTCGTGACAATGAAACAAAGACATATGGACATGGACAATTTGCATAGGATTTTAATGGCATAAGGGCTTTTGTACGCTATGTATGTTTATCATATTCTGCTCATATTCAAATTTGTTAGAAGGATTACGAACAATTTGTCGAGATGTTGACAGGTGAGAGCGATTGTTGAGTCATGCGCTTATACTGCTTTTTCACACACATGTAGCATTATGATACATAAATTAAGCTCGCGACTGGATAGCTCTTTCTATCTCACAATAAAAGTCGACTCCATTTTGGTGTAAACTACGCGATCTCATTATACTTTCTACTATTACCATGCTGAATGATTCTACAGCACTTCGTCTTTCAATCAGCTCAGTTAGCCTGGTATTCGCCCCAGGCAATGATAATATCATTAAGTAGTGAAAGGTTATAAGGAGTGACGTATGGGTTGGAATCCGTGAGAGCGACAAACATAGTCCCATTCACAATTCCATCATCCGTGTTGTTGAAAACGTTACCACCTGGCTGGAAAGTAAAGCCAGTGTTGTTAGAAGTCACGTTAAGCTCTGTATAGGTAGCGTTGAGCTGGCTAATCCAGGCAACGTACTTCACATTGGTGAGTAACAGGCGCCGTATAAAAGAAGATAGAGCTTACTTTGGGTGTATGATCAGTGACGTTCCCTCCAATCGAGGTGTTGTAAGAATTGTTGTATGAAGTCATTTGGCCAGGCATGTCCCAAGAAAACTCCACCTTTCTTCCAGGTTCGGTAAGGGAAGTTCTGTTGTGGGTAATGGCAGCTAGGTAGCCATCGACAAGAAGGTTGGCGTCGTTGTTGACATTGAGATTAGGGAAAATTTGCCATTCCTGATAACCCACTCAGCAGTGCACAGAACTGAAGACTCTGAAGACTTACAATGCGCGGGTTTTCCGCTGGGCAAGTGACGAGATAGTGTTGAAGCAACGACCAAGCCATCGATTGAGAGATACCCGTTTCAAAGTATACTGGCATAGGATGAGCTCCAGAAAACTGCCTGAAAATCATTTGTTGTCTTGCTTCGGTACTGATTGCCTGTAGCAACAACTGCGCTGAGGGTCGTGATTCCAGATGAGATAAGAATCCATAGACACCCGATTCACCCCATCGAGTAAGTCTCTGACAAAAATTCACAAAATCTCGGACGTTTTCAAAGTCGTACTTGTAAGTACATTGTTTGGCTGGCGTACGACCATTTGACGATAGAATATTGGTTAAAAGCGTAGCATGGCCAACTTCTTGGTTGGCCATAAATTGAATTAGCGAGATATCTTCGGCGTTGAGTCCTGCCGAAGCAAATTCTTCAGCGGAAAACCGCTTTATGGCATAGTTGAATAGGTCACTACaaacgaaaaggtcactTTATTGTTTTCAGTTCTATGATTAGACCCGCTTACAGCTCAATCCACTCCTGGTTCAAAGCCAGGTTGAGTGACTGAAAATCAACTAGACCAACCACTCAGAATTTTACCCAACATGAATCAGACAAAGATACATACAATCGGTCATCGTATGATAGACGGGAGCAGTAGCATTGGGCAAGACATCAACGCCTCCTGAAGGGATAGGTGCCGGAATTGCAGAGACAAGAGCCGCCAATGCGATTGCGAATGAGGTGTATACAAAGCCTCTCATTGTATCGCTGGCCAAGGAATCTTCAAGAATAAGAAATCCAAAGCTTGCAAGAAGACTTGAAAGCCTTTTTATATATAACTTGCCTTGTACAGGTTACATGTAAATAAGCGGAGAGGTGTCGTGACGTCAATATATTGAATGATGCTGAAGTCATCATCATAATGATAACCTTTCCgctcatctttctttttttatattACCCAGCTCCATCATTGGCACTGACGTTGTTTAAACGATTTACATGCATTAGGAAATAGAAATGATAATAAAACATAGACGACTCCATGTGATTTCCATTTCCCAAAGGACAGTCATCTCTAGGGCAATATGATTCCAGTAACCAATGTGTGCCCGTTTAGGTAGAGGGCCAATGATACAAATGAATGACTGCATATAATTTAACGTAATGGTGATGGCTACGTAAATGATTTcccaaagaagatggaatgGCAAAGGTATGCACGATGAAGATCGAATACCACCATCGCTGCCTGGCATACACTAAGTGTTTCGATTAACGACAGACAACTTACATGGATTAGGTATCCACTGGAATTCGTCATTATATCCACAACTCCCAAGACAGTTTGTCATCTGCTTAATCCCGTTCGATCTCCATTGTCGACCCTTCGCCATCTTCGTCCATATCTTCTCGTCCATTCCTACCATCCTGGTGCATGACCAACGACGACATGCCTTGCCGAAGCGCTGCATCGAGGCCACTACCCAATTTTGGGTTTTCGGGAAGTGTCTCAGGAGAGTAGATAATACTCAATCCGCCTGCTTCGCCGAGTGTCTTGGGATCCACCTCAACCGGGACAGGCCCAAAAGCAGTGTTGCCTTTGGCGACCTTGAATGGATCCATGTCTCTCTCACCTAGCTGTCCCGGTAAGCCTGGCAATGTCGTCGGATCAAGTGTCTCCATCTGTTCTTTCAAGGCCATCTCCAACAAAACGGTTGACAGTGGATCTTGAGGGGATAAAGAGAGAGCCTGGTGGTAGAGCTGAATGGCGAGTCGAATGTCACCTCGGAGATGATACAGCAGCGCGAAGGAGGAGTAAGCAGTCAGACTGGTGGGATCGAGTCTAATCGAATGACGGTAATTGTGTTCCGCCTTGTCATATTCACTTAGAGGACTTGTTAGTAATGTGCGGTGAAAGCATTGAGACGGACGTACCCCACCATGCGATAAGCATGAGCCAGATTACAATACGTCACCGCCCATACACTTTTGACTCCTTGCATATCCCAACTGGCTCTCAAAGCTTTCCTGAAATAACTCGCTGCAGAAGAATAACTATCATAACCGTTAATACTGCTTAAAACTTCGGCAAACGCACTCTTCCTTGTTGTAACAAACCACACCTAGCTCATTCAAAAGCAATGGGTCAGCTCCTGCCAGATGTTTTGCTGCTAAAAAATATTCTTCGGCGAGATTGGTCGCGCTCAACTGTAGATGTTCCATTCCAATGAACAAAAATGGA encodes:
- a CDS encoding mRNA cleavage and polyadenylation factor Clp1, translated to MIEQGAQLTNLDMEAGSEWRFELEDGENIAVRSLTSDPLFINSQEIPPSSWYPIHRLTKSSIYAPSPSRIQLTSIPSSQYTSTSTTQPQLINIHLALERLRILAKRGHEGIVGPRMMVMGPLSSGKSTVVKNLVNMALGTGLGWTPGVVGLDPSSPPNLIPGTLSLSSPSHPLPTHHLAHPLGSPPTSQPANTLSADVETVGWWLGALEPTTKNSDVWKVLVDNIAEGWRKRCEQDKKANASGLFVDTPAAFCVPTLGTKKDDPKARYVLVNHAIQALNIDTILVIGHEKLHIDIIRLPLIQSRGIQVIRIPKSGGAVDLDEHYREAAHRFQIRAYFYGEPTLPPEISSLVGKMVGLDPALTPYSSQISWKKLIILRVGEENAAPSTALPLGSAKVLSPTRLTRVDPSGEGHVVRLLNKVLALVKIENEDRIVPTVKEEKQEGQQSEEEATSKDGEEGNGGERTEEEGEGEVTRTEEQKEESLDEEDEVPFKEEIGTREVMGYIVITAIDTFQQKYTVLSPNPGKLPSTIAIAGSIEWVDST